From the genome of Geminocystis herdmanii PCC 6308, one region includes:
- the pyrF gene encoding orotidine-5'-phosphate decarboxylase — translation MMIQDKIIVPLDVPDLESAIELVKLLPEVSFWKVGLELFVATGADILKFLQDENKRIFLDLKFHDIPNTVKSATRSALKHDVDLLTIHATAGREALTAAKEVVKNSGTTRLKLLAITVLTSINTRQLAFDLKIPLELSEYALNNALMAQECGIDGAVCSPHEAQKLKEVCGKDFILVCPGVRPVWATAGDQQRIMTPEKALQKGADYLVIGRPITQAENPPEAWAKIINA, via the coding sequence ATAATGATCCAAGATAAAATTATTGTACCTCTTGACGTACCCGATTTAGAAAGTGCGATCGAGCTAGTTAAATTGTTACCAGAAGTCAGTTTTTGGAAAGTAGGATTAGAATTATTCGTTGCCACAGGTGCAGATATACTAAAATTTTTGCAGGATGAAAATAAACGTATATTTCTTGATCTCAAATTCCACGACATCCCTAATACCGTCAAAAGTGCTACTCGATCAGCTTTAAAACATGACGTTGACTTATTAACCATTCATGCCACTGCGGGGAGAGAAGCCCTAACTGCCGCCAAAGAAGTGGTAAAAAATAGTGGTACAACCCGTTTAAAATTGTTAGCCATTACCGTTTTAACGAGCATTAACACCCGTCAATTAGCTTTTGACCTCAAAATTCCTCTAGAGTTGTCTGAGTACGCCTTAAATAACGCCCTAATGGCTCAAGAATGTGGTATAGATGGAGCAGTGTGTTCTCCCCATGAAGCACAAAAATTAAAAGAAGTTTGTGGGAAAGATTTTATATTGGTTTGTCCCGGAGTGCGTCCAGTATGGGCTACAGCAGGAGATCAACAAAGAATTATGACTCCAGAAAAGGCATTACAAAAAGGTGCTGACTATCTTGTCATCGGGCGCCCTATCACTCAAGCGGAAAACCCTCCTGAAGCATGGGCTAAAATTATCAACGCCTAA
- a CDS encoding FAD-dependent oxidoreductase: protein MKRKYDLVIIGGTKQAFFSAEYAVKLGARVALIIDNDYFLSKYQKNISLSSIMKEQCSIEFKNELLLLDNQINYQDLIAEKKKILLNKYIPNLELLGVDIIFSKCKFSQEKKLTLLTDRETINSSSYLLAMTAEQLFYKEKKANKNNHILTINELLFTKNWESLPENLTIIGDDITAVYLVNKLQQLNKKITLICPSQQILPSEDEDISYQLQLFLESKGIKIYLNTNDTGFDRKVGLLDQATSDDDLKTQRVTTSDDDLKTLRVTTLTENVWRGDNIGLSNLGIKNHQGKIKVNSKLQTKHPKIYGCGDLLGGYALESLTEYEAKIAVNNALFFPHQEINYSNIPYSLKTNPPIYRLAYTEKQARFLLSEKTKVFKVFCLLKSPQNWQQEITFLKIILNKNNEILGFHSFGFGVEELITAITFIKKHNLNLNYLFNINFANLHTQQLMAEIDKSWKKENQRQHQIILDLAETFFIWKRS, encoded by the coding sequence ATGAAAAGAAAATATGATTTAGTCATAATTGGAGGCACGAAACAGGCTTTTTTTTCCGCAGAATATGCAGTTAAATTAGGTGCTAGAGTTGCTTTAATTATAGATAATGATTACTTTTTGAGCAAATATCAAAAGAATATTTCATTAAGTTCGATTATGAAGGAGCAATGCTCGATCGAGTTTAAAAATGAGTTATTATTATTAGATAATCAGATAAATTATCAAGATTTGATAGCAGAAAAAAAGAAGATTCTCTTAAATAAATATATACCTAATTTAGAGTTATTGGGAGTAGATATAATTTTCAGTAAATGTAAATTTAGTCAAGAAAAAAAGCTAACTTTATTAACAGATAGAGAAACTATAAATAGTTCAAGTTATTTATTAGCTATGACAGCCGAGCAACTTTTCTATAAGGAGAAAAAAGCTAATAAAAATAATCATATTTTAACCATTAATGAGTTACTTTTTACTAAAAACTGGGAAAGTTTACCCGAAAATTTAACCATAATTGGAGATGATATTACTGCTGTTTATTTAGTCAATAAATTACAGCAACTTAATAAAAAAATTACCTTAATTTGTCCTTCTCAACAAATTTTACCCTCAGAAGATGAAGATATATCTTATCAATTGCAATTATTTTTAGAAAGCAAAGGAATCAAAATCTATCTTAATACTAATGATACTGGTTTCGATCGCAAAGTAGGTCTGCTTGATCAAGCAACTTCCGATGACGATTTGAAAACACAGCGAGTCACAACTTCTGATGACGATTTGAAAACATTGCGAGTCACAACTTTAACAGAAAATGTATGGAGAGGGGATAATATTGGATTAAGCAACTTAGGTATTAAGAATCATCAAGGCAAAATCAAAGTTAACTCGAAACTGCAAACCAAACACCCAAAAATTTATGGTTGTGGTGACTTATTGGGGGGTTATGCTTTAGAATCTTTGACAGAATACGAGGCTAAAATTGCCGTTAATAATGCTTTATTTTTTCCTCATCAAGAGATTAACTATAGCAATATTCCCTATAGTTTAAAAACTAATCCCCCTATTTATCGATTAGCATATACAGAAAAACAAGCTAGATTTTTATTATCAGAAAAGACAAAAGTATTCAAAGTTTTTTGTTTATTAAAGTCTCCTCAAAATTGGCAACAAGAAATTACTTTTCTTAAAATTATTTTAAATAAAAATAACGAGATATTAGGATTTCATTCCTTCGGTTTTGGGGTAGAAGAATTGATAACAGCTATAACTTTTATCAAGAAGCATAATTTAAACTTAAACTATCTATTTAACATAAATTTTGCAAATCTTCATACTCAACAATTAATGGCAGAAATTGATAAATCTTGGAAAAAAGAAAATCAGAGACAACATCAGATTATACTAGATTTAGCAGAAACATTTTTTATTTGGAAACGCAGTTAA
- a CDS encoding type II toxin-antitoxin system VapC family toxin: MDYLLDTNIVSFALKHNSIILQKIELIKAQEKNISISCITYFEIRRGFLAVDAPKQRKNFAEFCLDYQIILLDDLAILEKAAQIHANLRLRGLPIQTEDILIASTAIIKDLIMVSNDSDLTRIEGLNLENWIE, translated from the coding sequence ATGGATTATTTATTAGACACCAATATTGTTTCCTTCGCACTCAAACACAATTCAATAATTTTGCAAAAGATTGAATTAATTAAAGCCCAAGAAAAAAATATTTCTATCAGTTGTATCACTTATTTTGAAATTAGACGAGGTTTTTTAGCAGTTGATGCACCAAAACAAAGAAAAAATTTTGCAGAATTTTGCCTAGATTATCAAATTATTTTATTAGATGATTTAGCAATTTTAGAAAAAGCTGCTCAAATTCATGCTAACCTCAGATTAAGAGGTTTACCTATTCAAACCGAAGATATTTTAATCGCTTCTACGGCAATTATTAAAGATTTAATTATGGTTTCTAATGATAGTGATTTAACCAGAATTGAGGGTTTAAATTTAGAGAATTGGATAGAATAA
- a CDS encoding substrate-binding domain-containing protein: MNKLTQKFLTMLKIPSTSGNIVANKSTNNNANKPINQGISIAIILASLGITYLPPFFGLKTNITIVSGTELKEVLEEIEKKFEQENPQINLDLKFQGSQDIITNFIDEKNDFNSTILIPANGELINELETKLKAQGETKIFYNPPQALAKTLLVAIAWEERGKVLFPDNKFNWQTLENALITRNWDKLGGKKTWGSFDFITTDPTRSNSGQLTLSLWAKSELNQNNLTVNDVNNPEISKLFQLIKQSVYQPPRSTDILLQEFIARGVNDADVATVYESIALYRWQEAKQNQNQGYQIYYPNPTMETTIMGAIVQKNVSNAEAKSAQKFLDFLTEDEQQIIFANYGFRPVNNLDLQSLINSPWNQRISGVEINPSVTVKSSPNPEIINEIQKVWYRSN; this comes from the coding sequence ATGAATAAGTTAACACAAAAATTTTTAACAATGTTGAAAATTCCTTCAACATCAGGTAATATTGTTGCGAATAAATCAACTAATAATAATGCTAATAAACCAATCAATCAAGGTATTTCGATCGCAATTATTTTAGCTTCTTTAGGGATAACTTATTTACCGCCTTTTTTTGGACTGAAAACTAATATAACTATAGTTAGTGGCACAGAATTAAAAGAAGTTTTGGAGGAGATAGAGAAAAAATTTGAGCAAGAAAATCCCCAGATTAATTTAGATTTAAAGTTTCAAGGCTCACAGGATATTATTACTAATTTTATTGATGAAAAAAATGATTTTAATTCAACTATTTTAATCCCTGCTAATGGTGAATTAATTAATGAATTAGAAACTAAATTAAAAGCCCAAGGGGAAACAAAAATATTTTATAATCCTCCTCAAGCCTTAGCTAAAACTTTATTAGTAGCTATTGCTTGGGAAGAAAGAGGAAAGGTTTTATTTCCTGATAATAAGTTTAATTGGCAAACTTTAGAAAATGCTTTAATTACCAGAAATTGGGATAAATTAGGGGGTAAAAAAACATGGGGTAGTTTTGATTTTATCACCACTGATCCCACTCGATCGAACTCTGGTCAATTAACTTTAAGTTTATGGGCAAAAAGTGAGTTAAATCAAAATAATTTAACGGTAAATGATGTTAATAATCCAGAAATAAGCAAACTTTTCCAACTTATAAAACAATCGGTTTATCAACCCCCTAGATCAACTGATATTTTACTACAAGAGTTCATCGCTAGGGGAGTTAATGATGCTGATGTGGCTACGGTTTATGAAAGTATCGCTTTATATCGTTGGCAGGAAGCAAAACAAAATCAAAACCAAGGCTATCAAATTTACTATCCTAATCCTACCATGGAAACAACTATTATGGGTGCGATCGTGCAGAAAAATGTTAGTAATGCTGAAGCAAAATCTGCTCAAAAATTTCTCGACTTTTTAACAGAAGATGAACAACAAATAATTTTTGCAAACTATGGTTTTCGCCCTGTCAATAATCTGGATTTACAATCTTTAATAAATAGCCCATGGAATCAAAGGATTTCAGGAGTAGAAATTAACCCTTCCGTTACTGTTAAATCAAGTCCAAATCCAGAAATAATCAATGAAATTCAAAAAGTTTGGTATCGTAGTAATTAG
- a CDS encoding PIN domain-containing protein: protein MSYLLDTNIVSLAIKDNLKIKAKLEAIKFQRNKIYISCITYFEIRRGFLAVDAPKKRERFNQMYQQYPIILLDDLAILEKAAEIHANLRLRGLPIQTEDILIASTAIIKDLIMVSNDSDLTRIEGLNLENWIE, encoded by the coding sequence ATGAGCTATTTATTAGATACAAATATTGTTTCTTTAGCTATCAAAGATAATTTAAAAATTAAAGCTAAACTCGAAGCAATAAAATTTCAAAGAAACAAAATTTATATTAGTTGTATCACTTATTTTGAAATTAGACGAGGTTTTTTAGCAGTTGATGCCCCAAAAAAAAGGGAAAGATTTAATCAAATGTACCAACAATATCCGATTATTTTATTAGATGATTTAGCAATTTTAGAAAAAGCTGCTGAAATTCATGCTAACCTCAGATTAAGAGGTTTACCTATTCAAACCGAAGATATTTTAATCGCTTCTACGGCAATTATTAAAGATTTAATTATGGTTTCTAATGATAGTGATTTAACGAGAATTGAGGGTTTAAATTTAGAGAATTGGATAGAATAA
- the tmk gene encoding dTMP kinase: MIINTVEKQGYFIVLEGIDGAGSTTQADLLQDYFLKNEEKVIISPEPSNGKIGKLLREFLANQNLFSHQDLYDQQMAYLFAADRHYHLYNNLDGVKKLTSENTHVITTRYYFSSLAYNAKTEKEFEFVSFLNKDFPPPDFLIYLDIPVDIALKRILDRTTLETYETKEKLTQVKANFDKILVNYSHKYLQIDATKTKEKIHREIVDFLSLNL, encoded by the coding sequence ATGATAATTAATACAGTAGAAAAACAAGGCTATTTTATCGTTTTAGAAGGTATAGACGGAGCTGGTAGTACTACCCAAGCTGATTTATTGCAAGATTATTTTCTTAAAAATGAAGAAAAAGTGATCATTAGTCCAGAACCTTCTAATGGTAAAATAGGTAAATTATTAAGGGAATTTTTAGCTAATCAAAATCTATTTTCTCATCAGGATTTATATGATCAACAAATGGCTTATTTATTCGCTGCCGATCGACATTATCACCTGTATAATAATCTTGATGGGGTAAAAAAACTCACGTCAGAAAATACCCATGTTATCACCACTAGATATTATTTTTCTTCCCTTGCTTATAATGCGAAAACTGAAAAAGAATTTGAGTTTGTTAGTTTTTTAAATAAAGACTTTCCTCCTCCAGATTTTTTAATCTATCTTGACATTCCTGTGGATATTGCTTTAAAAAGAATACTCGATCGAACTACCCTAGAAACTTATGAGACAAAAGAAAAATTAACCCAAGTCAAGGCAAATTTTGACAAAATTTTAGTCAATTATTCCCATAAATATTTACAGATAGATGCCACTAAAACTAAAGAAAAAATACATAGGGAAATAGTAGATTTTCTTTCCTTGAATTTGTAG
- a CDS encoding VWA domain-containing protein, with amino-acid sequence MIKSSTITVRSMVLKSKLLFPILSFLLVTGCTQSTVNNNNQPAGIPIKFLVGSDLGEFCQQTATKLNATNPKLSNGKPFYLTCDAKGSGDVINEVVLLAQQLSAGGISPDDERFPSLIAVDGEIYQNQFIYQIDKIFPGKEYIPAITDTPLIVFSPMVFMTTKELAPALEKKANIYTDLAQYNNYQELDPNSQPLPIYFVQTAPTRSNSGLQTLIAQFASVANKPPQDLTIEDISKYQDKVKAIQEKVTRYGVSTASLANSMVENGIFWANVGSVYESLVIRANSQGNNQYQAVYPKATFSSNIRGMLPNASWVSPEEREGAQKVLDFMLTPELQTLASELGLRPGVSGIPLSNKFSAQFGVNPNPNYESYRPPKPEVVEAMLKNWQDYAKKPSQVAIVVDISGSMRGEKITAVKNTLFNYVNNLGIKEEIVLITFSDEINPPVIIKGTPEGKNEGIKYISSLQARGGTRLYDSALFARDWLRKNLKQNTINAVLILTDGEDSGSGISLANLETELQKSGFNSDERIAFFTVGYGKDGEFNAQILEEIAKINSGYYRKGDPNTIDQVMNNLQVEF; translated from the coding sequence ATGATCAAATCATCAACTATAACGGTTCGATCGATGGTTTTAAAGTCTAAGTTATTATTCCCCATACTTTCATTTTTATTGGTAACGGGGTGTACCCAAAGCACAGTAAATAATAATAATCAACCTGCGGGTATTCCCATTAAATTTTTAGTCGGTAGCGATTTAGGGGAATTTTGTCAACAAACTGCAACAAAACTTAATGCGACTAATCCCAAATTGAGTAACGGAAAACCCTTTTATTTAACCTGTGATGCCAAAGGAAGTGGTGATGTCATCAACGAAGTTGTATTACTAGCTCAACAATTATCCGCAGGGGGGATTTCTCCTGATGATGAGCGATTTCCCTCTTTAATTGCTGTGGATGGAGAAATATATCAAAATCAGTTTATTTATCAAATCGACAAGATTTTCCCGGGAAAAGAGTATATTCCTGCTATCACTGATACTCCTCTTATCGTTTTTAGCCCCATGGTGTTTATGACAACTAAGGAGTTAGCCCCTGCTTTGGAAAAAAAAGCTAATATTTACACAGATTTAGCCCAGTATAATAATTATCAAGAATTAGATCCCAATAGTCAACCCCTACCTATCTATTTTGTCCAAACGGCGCCCACTCGATCGAACTCTGGATTGCAAACATTAATAGCTCAATTCGCTTCCGTTGCCAATAAACCTCCCCAAGACTTAACCATAGAAGATATAAGCAAATATCAGGATAAAGTGAAAGCTATCCAAGAAAAAGTTACCCGTTACGGCGTATCTACGGCATCTTTAGCTAATTCTATGGTAGAAAATGGCATTTTTTGGGCAAATGTAGGCTCTGTGTATGAGTCTTTAGTTATTCGTGCCAACAGTCAAGGCAATAACCAGTATCAAGCAGTATATCCCAAAGCCACCTTTAGCTCTAACATTCGAGGGATGTTACCCAACGCTTCTTGGGTGTCGCCCGAAGAAAGAGAAGGCGCACAAAAAGTATTAGATTTCATGTTGACTCCCGAATTGCAAACCCTCGCCAGTGAATTAGGATTGCGCCCCGGGGTGTCTGGTATTCCCTTGAGTAACAAATTTAGCGCTCAATTTGGAGTAAATCCTAACCCTAATTATGAATCCTATCGCCCTCCCAAGCCTGAAGTAGTAGAGGCAATGCTGAAAAATTGGCAGGATTATGCCAAAAAACCTTCCCAAGTAGCGATCGTTGTGGACATTTCTGGTTCAATGCGAGGGGAAAAGATAACGGCGGTGAAAAATACTTTGTTTAATTATGTGAATAATTTAGGCATAAAAGAGGAGATAGTTTTAATAACTTTTAGTGATGAAATTAATCCTCCTGTGATAATTAAAGGCACTCCTGAAGGCAAAAACGAGGGCATAAAATATATCAGTAGTTTACAAGCTAGAGGCGGTACAAGATTATATGATAGTGCCTTATTTGCAAGGGATTGGTTAAGAAAAAATTTGAAACAAAATACCATTAATGCGGTGTTAATTCTTACCGATGGAGAAGATTCTGGCAGTGGCATAAGTTTAGCAAATTTAGAAACAGAATTACAAAAAAGTGGTTTTAATAGTGATGAAAGAATTGCTTTTTTTACCGTTGGTTATGGTAAAGATGGCGAATTTAATGCTCAAATTTTAGAAGAAATTGCCAAAATAAATAGTGGTTATTATCGTAAAGGTGATCCTAATACTATAGATCAGGTGATGAATAATTTGCAAGTGGAATTTTAA
- a CDS encoding DNA methyltransferase produces the protein MPLSWNEIKNRALNFSREWANETSENAEAKSFWDNFFDVFGVPRRRVATFEKSVKKLDNKQGFIDLLWKGVILVEHKSKGKNLEKAYQQAIDYFPGLKDHELPKYILISDFAKFKLYDLENDVNHEFLLTEFVDHVHLFDFIAGYKKREYKDSDPVNIHAAELMGELHDRLLNIGYTGHNLEVYLVRLLFCLFADDTGIFNKNIFQEYIDLHTKEDGSDLAGHLTLIFDTLNREEDKRLKILDENLAQFPYINGKLFEEGLPPAYFDREMREMLLKACALDWGKISPAIFGSMFQAVMNPSQRRNLGAHYTSEKNIQKVIKPLFLDDLYNEFEKIKTNHNKLKEFHEKIANLRFLDPACGCGNFLIVSYRELRDLEILILKELNKQGQLELDIRNIIKVDVDQFFGIEYDEFAVRIAEVAMWLIDHQMNIKVSNEFGQYFVRLPLKKSAKIVHGNALQIDWKNIIDPPQPPLLRGENNSKVPLIKGDLGGSNFSFNFIFGNPPFVGKKEQYSHQKADMNLVFNGVKNAGVLDYVCAWYLKASQFTQNTNIRCAFVSTNSISQGEQVSILWQELYTKYNIKIHFAHRSFKWTNEAKGKAAVHCVIIGFANFDILEKKLFDYLDIRGEATEKIVKNINPYLVEGNDLIISKRNQPLSNFPAINYGSMPIDNGILILSDEEKKEFIKKEPLAKQYIKLYSGGKEFINNIKRWCLWLVDVNPNELKKMPLVLETIKQVKNYRESSGRKTTVKLAQTPSIFGEIRQPNIDYILIPKVSSENRKYIPIGINKKEIIASGSCLIIPSHDLFLFGILTSEMHMTWVKYVCGRMKSDYQYSSSIVYNNYPFPDNVTEKQREKVANLAQKILDIRTQYPDSSLADLYDRLTMPRDLLKAHQALDKAVDLCYTKQTFSSELNRIEFLFNLYENITAPLLKTEKKKSRKK, from the coding sequence ATGCCTTTAAGTTGGAATGAAATTAAAAATAGAGCCTTAAATTTTAGTCGAGAATGGGCTAATGAAACCTCAGAAAATGCTGAAGCTAAATCATTTTGGGATAATTTTTTTGATGTTTTTGGAGTGCCAAGAAGGCGCGTTGCTACCTTTGAAAAATCTGTCAAAAAATTAGACAATAAACAAGGATTTATTGATTTATTATGGAAAGGAGTTATTTTAGTTGAGCATAAATCTAAAGGCAAAAATTTAGAGAAAGCCTATCAACAAGCCATTGATTATTTCCCCGGATTAAAAGATCATGAATTGCCTAAATATATCCTCATTTCAGACTTTGCTAAGTTTAAATTATACGACTTAGAAAATGATGTTAACCATGAATTTTTACTGACTGAATTTGTTGATCATGTTCATTTATTTGACTTTATAGCAGGGTATAAAAAACGAGAATATAAAGATAGTGATCCCGTTAATATTCACGCCGCCGAATTAATGGGAGAATTGCACGATCGACTCTTAAATATTGGTTATACTGGACATAATTTAGAGGTTTATTTAGTTAGATTATTATTTTGTTTATTTGCTGACGATACAGGCATTTTTAATAAAAATATTTTCCAAGAATATATCGATTTACACACCAAAGAAGATGGTAGCGATTTAGCTGGACATTTAACCTTAATTTTTGATACCTTAAATCGTGAAGAAGATAAAAGACTAAAAATTTTAGATGAAAATTTAGCTCAATTTCCCTACATAAATGGCAAGTTATTTGAAGAAGGTTTACCTCCAGCTTATTTCGATCGAGAAATGAGAGAAATGTTATTAAAAGCCTGTGCTTTAGACTGGGGTAAAATTTCTCCTGCGATTTTTGGTTCGATGTTTCAAGCAGTGATGAATCCTAGTCAAAGACGTAATTTAGGAGCTCATTATACCTCAGAAAAAAATATTCAAAAAGTTATTAAGCCCCTGTTTTTAGATGACTTATATAATGAGTTTGAGAAGATAAAAACTAATCATAATAAACTCAAAGAATTTCACGAAAAAATTGCTAATTTAAGATTTCTTGATCCTGCCTGTGGATGTGGTAATTTTTTAATTGTTAGTTATCGAGAGTTACGAGATTTAGAAATTTTAATCTTAAAAGAGTTAAATAAACAAGGACAATTAGAGTTAGATATTCGCAATATTATTAAAGTGGATGTCGATCAATTTTTTGGCATCGAATATGATGAATTTGCGGTGAGAATTGCCGAGGTTGCTATGTGGTTAATTGATCATCAAATGAATATTAAAGTTAGTAATGAATTTGGTCAATATTTTGTCCGTTTACCTCTGAAAAAATCCGCTAAAATTGTTCATGGAAATGCTTTACAAATTGATTGGAAAAATATTATTGATCCCCCCCAACCCCCCTTATTAAGGGGGGAGAATAATAGCAAAGTACCCCTTATTAAGGGGGATTTAGGAGGATCTAATTTTTCTTTTAATTTTATCTTTGGTAATCCTCCTTTTGTTGGTAAGAAAGAACAATATTCTCACCAAAAAGCTGATATGAATTTAGTCTTTAATGGAGTAAAAAATGCAGGAGTTTTAGATTATGTTTGTGCATGGTATTTAAAAGCCTCTCAGTTTACTCAAAATACTAATATTCGTTGTGCTTTTGTGAGTACAAATTCTATTTCTCAGGGGGAACAAGTAAGCATTTTATGGCAGGAGTTATATACAAAATATAACATTAAAATTCATTTTGCTCATCGTAGTTTTAAATGGACTAATGAAGCAAAAGGAAAAGCGGCTGTTCATTGTGTTATTATTGGTTTTGCTAATTTCGATATTCTTGAAAAAAAACTTTTTGACTATCTTGATATTAGAGGTGAAGCAACTGAAAAAATTGTTAAAAATATTAATCCTTATTTAGTAGAAGGTAATGATTTAATTATATCTAAAAGAAATCAACCTTTATCGAATTTTCCTGCAATAAATTATGGTAGTATGCCGATAGATAATGGAATTTTAATTTTATCAGATGAAGAAAAAAAAGAGTTTATAAAAAAAGAACCTTTAGCAAAACAATATATTAAACTATATTCAGGTGGAAAAGAATTTATTAATAATATCAAACGTTGGTGTTTATGGCTTGTAGATGTTAACCCGAATGAATTAAAAAAAATGCCTTTAGTTTTAGAAACAATAAAACAAGTAAAAAATTATCGTGAAAGTAGTGGAAGAAAAACAACAGTAAAACTTGCTCAAACTCCATCTATTTTTGGTGAAATTAGACAACCTAATATAGATTATATTCTGATACCTAAAGTATCTTCTGAAAATAGAAAATATATTCCTATTGGTATTAATAAGAAAGAAATTATTGCTAGTGGAAGTTGTTTAATTATTCCATCTCATGATTTATTTTTATTCGGAATTTTAACCTCAGAAATGCACATGACATGGGTTAAATATGTATGTGGAAGAATGAAAAGTGACTATCAATACTCAAGTTCAATTGTTTATAATAACTATCCTTTTCCTGACAATGTGACGGAAAAACAACGGGAAAAAGTAGCTAATTTAGCTCAAAAAATCCTTGATATTAGAACACAATATCCTGATAGTAGTTTAGCCGATTTGTACGATCGATTAACCATGCCAAGGGACTTATTAAAAGCGCATCAAGCCCTTGACAAAGCAGTGGATTTATGCTATACAAAACAGACTTTTTCTAGTGAATTAAATCGCATCGAATTTTTGTTTAATTTATATGAAAATATCACAGCACCCTTATTAAAAACAGAGAAGAAAAAAAGCAGAAAAAAATAA
- a CDS encoding type II toxin-antitoxin system VapC family toxin — translation MDYLLDTNIVSFIIKDNLQILQKIKDIKEQNNKIFISCITYFEIRRGFLAIDAPKQRERFNKFSQNYPIILLDDLAILEKAAQIHANLRLRGLPIQTEDILIASTAIIKDLIMVSNDSDLTRIEGLNLENWIE, via the coding sequence ATGGATTATTTATTAGATACAAATATTGTTTCTTTTATTATTAAAGATAATCTTCAGATTCTTCAAAAAATTAAAGACATTAAAGAACAAAATAATAAGATATTTATTAGTTGTATCACTTATTTTGAAATAAGGAGAGGTTTTTTAGCCATTGATGCACCTAAACAAAGGGAAAGATTTAACAAATTTTCTCAAAATTATCCGATTATTTTATTAGATGATTTAGCAATTTTAGAAAAAGCTGCTCAAATTCATGCTAACCTCAGATTAAGAGGTTTACCTATTCAAACCGAAGATATTTTAATCGCTTCTACGGCAATTATTAAAGATTTAATTATGGTTTCTAATGATAGTGATTTAACGAGAATTGAGGGTTTAAATTTAGAGAATTGGATAGAATAA